CCAAATAACGCGTTTCCAGGGGCCTGGGCCTGCCAGCCAGTGGAAGAGAATCTCGCAAGTTCGTGTGGCAttatgccgccgccgccgaaaaTATCTCCACCGCTCGCTGCTGGGCCTAGTCCTAGACGACGCAGGCCAACGTGCCACTGACAGTGGCCCCATCGACCAGCTTAAAGAACCCACACGCCTTCGACGCCATCTCTCGccgtttcctttttctcttccccttcttcctctccacgGCAGCAGCCCGCAGCTAGGgttcctctctctcccgccgccgccgccgaatcgccggaggaagagaggagaggagatggGGACGCCGGAGACTTCGCGCGAGCCGTGCCCGGACCGGATCCTCGACGACGTGGGCGGCGCGTTCGGGATGGGCGCCGTGGGGGGATCCATCTTCCATTTCCTCAAGGGCACCTACAACTCCCCCAACGGCGAGCGCCTCATGGGCGGCGCCCAGGCCATGCGCATGAACGCGCCGCGGGTCGGCGGGAGCTTCGCCGTCTGGGGCGGCCTCTTCTCCGCCTTCGACTGCACCATGGTCTTCGTGCGCCAGAAGGAGGACCCCTGGAACTCCAtcatcgccggcgccgccaccggcgggTTCCTCTCCATGCGCCAGGGCCTCGGGGCCTCCGGCCGCTCGGCGCTCATGGGCGGCGCGCTACTCGCCCTCATCGAGGGCGCAGGCCTCATGCTCAACCGcgtcctcgccgcgccgcagaatctcccgcctctccccgccgacgacccCAGCCTGGCCGCTGCCAtggcgggcggaggaggcggcttCCATGGCGTAGGCGGCTTCCCAGGCATGCCTCAGCCAAACGTGTCCCCCAATGAGGTCGCGAGCTCGAGTGGTGGAGGTAGCTGGTTCGGGGGCCTGTtcggcaaggaggaggaggagaagaagcccaGCGGAAGTGGGGGCAAGTCGGACATGTTGGAGAGCTTCGAGACGCCCAGCCCTCCGATACCATCGTTCGAGTACaagtgaaaaaaaaggtgCGGTTTTTATTCGATTTGTTCTCGAGATTGTTCTCCGTTCTGTATATCTTTTCGACTCGGAGTTTAAAGGCGTTCTTACCATGTTCGATCCGCTCCTTCTGGTTTACTTGATGCGGAGGTAATTAGGAGCCCTTGTTCTATTTTACTTGATTCGACCGCTGATTTATCCTTTCTTGTGCAACAAACCGCTAGATTTATTTTATACCGTATCCAACAAGAAGCCTGGTTTCCGTCCTATTAGAGGACACGACTGGTCGTGTTATATATACCTCCTCTGGCTTTCTATTGCGTAGTTCTGAGCCCCAGGGAAACTTTCGTTGTTAATCATCTTCCGCTGAGTTTTACTACTGGTCCTTCCACCCCAAAGCATCGAATCTTCAGATAGGGTTAGATTGCTCCTACCATGTCGATGTCTCCTTCTGAGAGGGATCCATGCCCAGACTGCATCCTCGACAGTGCAGGTGCGGGGTTTGCCATTGGTGCTGTTGGAGGTTCTACCTGGTACTTCCTGAAGGGCCTCCGGAACTCGCCTAATGGCACACGGTTGACAGGCGGTATAGAGTCCGTGCGCATGAACGTGCCGCGGCTCGCTGGGAGTTTTGCCGTCTGGGGTGGTCTCTACTCCGCCATGGATTGCACCATGGTGTTTGTGCGCCGGAAGGAGGACCCCTGGAATTCCATCATTGCTGGCGCCGCCACTGGCGGGATCCTCTCCTTACGCGAGGGCCTTAGAGCCGCTGGCCGCTCGGCACTATTCGTCGGTGCCCTCTGTGCCTTCATGGACGGTGCCAGCCTCATGCACAGCCGTGTTGTTGCCGAGCAGCAGAATCTCCCCCCGCTCCCTGCTGACAACCCCAACTTGGACGCTACTGTTGCCGCAGAAGAAGGTGGCTTGCCGAGTCGTGTGGGTAGCTGGATCGGCAGTCCCTTCGGCAAGGAAGTGGAGGTGAAGAAAACCAATGACACCGTGTCCAAGAATTTGGAGAGTTTCGAGACGCCCAGCCCTCCGATACCATCGTTCGAGTACAAGTGAATGAAAGCTGTGGTTTTATTTGATTTATGGCCGAATCTGTATTTGTTTCTGCTTAAAAGTTTCAGAAAATAGTACTGTTTCTAAATTCTACAGAGACTAGTGAGATATGCTGATACCCATGTTTGAGTATAAGCAGGTTCATGGACAAGGGGTTTTCTCCAGAATTGTGGTTATTCTCTTCTGTTGATGTTTCCTTGATCAAGTGTACCTGTTTATTTGTTGAGTATTTTGGAAGGCTGTTGCCATTCATGACATGAACTTTTGAAACATCACCAGTGGGATATCTATTCTGGCAATGTTTGATTGTCAATCTATTTATACAATTCTAGTTTTATCTTTTGTCTTATTTTGCTATGTTCTGAGTGAATTTAGTTATTTATATCTTGAAGCTGAGTGAATTCATTCATGAAGTTGAGtgaatgtatcatgaagctgacTGAATCAGAGCGTTCCAATCTTTGGGTAGCTGGGTTATGACCTACAAGAGCTGTGAATGTACATATTCTGCTTCTATCGATGGAGTCTACATAGAgctgcaacatggtgaccctcagggtaccctttgaccctccttagttcaaacaaatgaactagtttttcaaaaagttgtcattttaaaattttagttcatttggttgaactgggtcaaagggtaccctgagggtcacaattTTGCAGCTCTAAGTCTACATACTTCCATCAGTGGTATAAAAGCTCTAAGGACGTTTATATATGCTAGAAGAGCAGATGCTTTAGAATTTAAACCTTGCATTTTCTCACATGTAATTAATCATTCAGTACAACATTCCCTAAAAAACTCTGAGCAACTTACCTCACAATTCAATAACCAAAATCTTATGCAAGTAGCAGTCAGGACTAACATAGATGTGAAGATATAAACCCAGTTTGGATTTCAATTTGTTTCAAGGCAAGTAGATAGAGTACTAAATAGTACATGATCCCGTGCTAAATTAGCTGTTCTTTTGGTTATTTAGGACCAGCTGTGTCAGTTAGCAAAATTTCACACTTTATGCATGATCCTTGTTCTTCAACTGTACATTCAGTGATCCCTCCTTGGAACTCCACTAGAGATAGTGAAGTTGCTGTCAGGTCAAGATGCCAAGGAGTGCCAAACTATGTATGATGCTCACTAGGGACTGGAATTTGTGATAGCTGACCTATCTATTGAGTGATTATATATTGCTTATGAAGTCTCAATGGTCTTACCCAGATTTTGATACTAGTTGAAGATCCCCATCATATTCTCTGCTCTATTTGAGTGTCTGTTAGACAAGATCTTTCATACGGTTTAGTTCTGTGCTGTCCTTTTGATCGGATGTAAATTACATATACTTTTGTTCCACAGTTAGCAGTTTCATGTGGGTTATCAATGAGTTGCTCTGCTCACAAATGACTAGCTTGTTTTTTCGTGCCTGGATGTTAATCAACAGATTGTCATATGGTGTGTAAGGATTTGTGATCTGACGTGGCTAATTTGTTTCTGCTTCCTGCAGGTATCTGATGGCGCCGATCGAGAAGTAGCAATCTGAAACTGGGGCCATGCATAAGCTTTATCTTGGGAGGAGAGATGGAAACACTTGTTCGACGAACTCATGCATGAGACACTCAACTTCTGCTACTACTATCTCTGGGCCGGCCTATCGGGAGAAGGTTTTGGCCGCTGGTTTCTTCTATTATAATTAGGTAATGTATGCGAGGCATTTTAAATGCGACAGGTTAAGCAAGCTTTGCCTGCTCCTGTTGCGTGTTAGTACGTAGTAGCAGTAATAATATACATACCCATAGCATCAATCCAATATGTTGTGTGCAAATGTACTGCACCTGAAATGCCTTAAATTTATGCATGTTGCTGGCTTCTCCATTGTCTCTGAGAGCGTGGCAGTTTGCGTTGCGTCCAGTGCTTCCGCCGATGTTGTGCTTTAATTTGTCGGTGGATTTCCTGTTTCTTAACTTGTCGTCGTTCAGATCTTCTTGGAAAGAAACCTCCGCATGACGTACTTGTCCCAGGACATCATCGTTTTGTGAGTTGTACAGGCACTCTTGGCTGCGTAAAGTATTGAGCTCAGCTGAATGCTGATAGGTATGAAGAGCTCCCTTTGTGCAGAGCACATCTGCTATTGCTCCCGTCGTGCCGTGTAAGCGAACCCTTGACTCAAACTGACGGCGTAGTTTGAACTGAACTGGCCTCGAAATTCTAGAGTTGCTATGTTAATTTAATTAGGACGGAATCGCTTGTCTTTCAGAAACGCCCAAGTGGTTTGTGTCATCTCGTTGATGGAAGAAGATTTGACGCATGCCATGGAAACACGACAGATTCCAGGGCATTACTGGCCATTGACAATGCAAGTATGCAGCGACGCACCAGGAAATTcttgctccctccgttttcTAAATACTGTCGCTCGGTGGCCACGGTAGATTGTTCGGGCGAGTTCAGGTGTTGGGCCGTCGTGATCGGAGACGGGTCGCAACGGCGATATATGTACAGTATCAGCCGGAGTAGTCTTTTTGAGTCATTTTCCTGCTCCCACTACACTACCCCGAGCACGGCGAGATCACCCACCCACCACGTTGCTTGGGCGGAGAGGAACCAAACCGCAAAGCAAGCAAAGAGCACGAACGGTcggtctgtctgtctgtcgaGTAATATCGATCGCCAAGGAAACTCCtgcaaccaaccaaccaacaaaCCAATGGCACCAGATGGATCGAGGAGTTAGGTTGGTGGCGCTTTGCCATccatatctctctctctctctcccgcgccgccatggctgccTTCGCTTCCTGCCGAATCCAACTCCCGGCTAACTTAAAGCTCCCCTTCCTTTGCCTTAAAGCCCCCGGCATTGCACGCCCCTCGATCTCACCCAATATTTTTGCACGTCCTGCTGCTACgtgctttgcttgcttgcttgctgcgGCCGATCGAGAATGGAGCTGCTGCCGGCTCACGCCGtgctcgcgctgctcctcgccgccacgcTCTCCCTCGCAGGTCCGTTAGTTCTTCAattctctcctcttcttttcccgGCCATCATCTCCCGTTTCCGTGAATTCATGTCATTGTTTGTTTGCTCTTTAACTGGTGTGCTGATcgatcaacaacaaaaaaaaactgtccaTCTCTTTGCAGTGGCTTACGACCCGTTGGATCCCCACGGCAACATCACCATAAAATGGGACATCATATCCTGGACGCCCGACGGATACGTCGTGAGTACTTGTACTTTCTTCACATGATCCATCGTGCGAAGGACGATTAATGTGAAGTTGTTAACCGTGCCCTGCCCTGGCGACGATacatgctccctccgtccatatcaagtgacttttgtccaaatatgaatgtatctatgcttaaaaaatgtctaaatacatgtaacgGAAactcacttaatatgggacagaggaagtatatCAATGAATGAATGCACATGCAGGCGGCGGTGACGATCAACAACTTCCAGGCGTACCGCCAGATCCCGTCCCCAGGATGGACGGTGGGATGGACGTGGGCGAAGCGGGAGGTGATCTGGTCCATGGTGGGCGCGCAGGCCACGGAGCAAGGCGACTGCTCGAAATTCAAGTCCAACCTGCCACATTCCTGCAAGCGCGACCCGGCCGTGGTGGACCTGCTCCCGGGCGTCCCTTACAACCAGCAGATCGCCAactgctgccgcggcggcgtcgtctCCGCCTTCGGCCAGgaccccgccaccgccgtctcGGCTTTCCAGGTCAGCGTCGGCCAGGCCGGCACCACCAACAAGACCGTCAAGGTCCCCAAGAACTTCACCTTCCTCGGTCCCGGCAATGGCTACACCTGCGGCCCCGCCAAGGTCGTCCCCTCCACCGTCTTCCTCTCACCCGATCGCCGCCGCAAGACCCAAGCCCTCAGTAAGTGTTCACAAAATGATGTGCTTATTTgaacatgtttttctttttctttttgaggtcGGGGGTTGCTGACGTGGCATGGGTGCAGTGACGTGGAACGTGACGTGCACGTACTCGCAGCACCTGGCGTCGAGGTACCCGACGTGCTgcgtctccttctcctccttctacAACGACACCATCGTGCCCTGCGCGCGGTGcgcctgcggctgcggcgtcAAGAGCTGCGTCCGGAGCCCGCGGGACTCGAAGCGGCTcgtgccggcggcgtcgagcgcGCACGCTCTGGGGCTCCGTCGCGGCGGCAACCGGGAGAGCTTGGCGCCGGTGCTGCAGTGCACGACGCACATGTGCCCCGTGCGAGTCCACTGGCACGTCAAGCTCAACTACCACGACTACTGGCGCGCCAAGGTGACCGTCACGAACTTCAACTACGCCATGAACTACACCGGCTGGACGCTCGTCGCCCAGCACCCCAACCTTGACAACATCACCCAGGTCTTCAGCTTCGACTACAAACCCGTCGTCTCCTACGGCTCCATCagtaagctagctagcaaatTACACTTATCAAGTTCAATTCTGCTTGCTTAATTTTGGTTTCACTCATCGGAAACTCGATCCGGTACGATCTTGGTTTTGATCAGATGACACGGCCATGTTCTACGGGATGAAGTTCTTCAACGACCAGCTCATGGAGGCCGGGCCGTACGGGAACGTGCAGTCGGAGGTGCTCATGCGAAAGGACGCCAGCACCTTCACTTTCAGGCAGGGATGGGCGTTCCCGAGGAAGATCTACTTCAACGGCGACGAGTGCCagatgccgccgccggacgacTACCCTTACATGCCCAACTCCTCCCCGCCGTCTGCCTTGGCGTCGACCGCCATGATCGTCGGATCAGCCGTCGCCGCTTTCTTGGTGCTCCTCATGGCATGATCAAACAAGGGGCATGAattaagcagcagcagcagggaggCGACGGCCTAGTGCTAGGAATTGcagggaatttttttttgcgtgtAGATAGAGGGATGTTTTGGGCTTCAAAGTTGAGATTGGTATTTTTAATTTGGACATAGTTAAAGgcaagtttttttaaaaaaactttaAATGGAGGAAACACGAGGTTTATTCTGAAAGAGATCAGGATGGAATTCAAAGACGATAGATGACACTTTGCATCTCACGTTGGCTGATGATCAACATACAGATCGCGTCGTCTTCTGTTGATGGATGTTGCATCTCTTTGTACTCATGTTTCAATCTTGGAGAAGTAAATAAGGTCAATTTGCATATAAATGCGGTCAATCTGCATATAAATGCTTATGTGAATTAGCTAAAGATGTACAACAAGTAGGAATGTACAATGATCAATGAAAGTTTGGTTAGGCTACGTAATCTGCACATCTGAATCTGCTCTTCGATAAAGATGCCATCTATAACTTTGCCCAATCAGGTCAAAATTCCATTCAATCTGTatgtagtatatatattcagtCCTCCTTTAGTTATTACTACTACGCATGAACCAGCTGCAAGAACACCAATGCTGCCCAAACAGCAATGTTTGGAAGTAGAAGTGAAGCTGACAATCGCGGCGAAGCATTCGGCAGCCATGGATACGCATCTGGAGGCGGCATCACGCAATTGTCGCCATTGAAGTACACTCTTCTCGGAAACGCCCAGCCTTTCTGGAAGGTGAACGTTGCTGCGTCCTTCCTGAACAGAAGCTCGGACTGAACATTCCCATCTGGCCCGGCAGTCATGAGCAGGTCATTGTAGTACTTGATTCCCCACAGCATCGCGGTGTCATCTGCAACAAAGACCACTTATTAATATCTGTATACAGACTTGCAGAATATGGAAAGAGTTCCGTCCAAGGGGATGATCATGAAGTGGAAGTGCTCACTTATTGTCCCATAAGGGTTCAGAGCCTTGTAGTTGAAGCTGAAGATAGTGGTGAGGTTGTCGAAATTTGGGTGCTGCGCGACGAGGTTCCACCGCGAGTAGTTCATCCGGTAGTTGAAGTTGGTCACCGTGATCTTGACCCTCCAGTAATTCCTGTAGCTAACCTTGACATGCCAGTGCACTCTTATTGGGCACATGTGGGGGGTGCACTCGACCAGAGGCACCAAGCTATCCTTGCCATCACCATTTACCACAGAAGCCAGATACGGCGAATCCCCCCTGTTAAAGAGAGCACAAACACCAACTGTCACATAACTGAacccaaaataaaaatgactCCTGTTCTTGCATCTACTAgtatttcatttcattttgagcTAGTATGTCAAATGCAGTGTGACTTACTCTACACAGGTATCTGTTTTACTGTTGGTATTCTGGCAGCCGCAGGAGCAGGTCGGGCAGTGGACGATGGTGTCGTTGTAGAAGGAGGAGAGCGAGACGCAGCACGTCGGCGATCTCTGCGCGACGAACTGAGAATACGTACACGTCACATTCCACGTCACtgaaaaaaagagcaaaacaTGAACACGATGAATCAGCTCCTGAAATTTCTCCCACCATGGCTGGCAACAGCACCAACTGATAATCAGGACAAATGAAAAGGGCGAAACAAAACTCAAATCTCTTACTGAGCGCCTGCGTGGACCTCCGGCCGTCCGGCGAGACGAACCGGGTGGGCCGGACGACCTTGGCGGGCCCGCAGGTGTACCCAGGCCCAGGGGCCCTGAGCGTGAAATTGAGCGGCACCCGTACGCTGCGGCTGGAGGTCCCCGCCTGGCCGACGCTGAGctggaaggaggcggcggcgtcggcggggtcCTGCGCCCAGGAGCCGAGCACGCCGCCCTTGCAGCAGTTGGCGATCCGGGCGCTGTAGGGCGCGGAAGGGAgcaggtccaccacctcgggGTCCTTCCGGCAGCagtgcggcggcgccggcgccgccttgAAACGCGAGCAGTCGCCTTGCTCCGTCGTCTGCCCGCCCATGGTGCTCCAGATGATCTCCTTCTTGGCCCATATCCAGCCCAGCTTCCACCCCGGCGGCTGGATGTGCCTGTACTGCTGGTAGTTGTACAGCGAAACGACGGCCTGCAGgtgaaaaaggagaaaaattTGACGGTTTGCAAGAgcaaattatttttctaaatTTGCGAAAAAATGTTACGTATATATCGAACAATTCAACATCATGCTAACTAACGACTTGTGCTAATGTGCACAGATTGCAGTAAACAGAAGGTATTGCTGCATAATACTAATACTACAGTACTATCCATCTTTGATCCTGACTTAtgaatgtttttctttcttcagtgGAATTTGCTGGTTTAAGAATGGTGAAAGCAGATGTGGACTTGTGTGGAATAACGGATAGGGGCATGCACTCACTCAACTGATGTTAGCTTCAAACAGACTGAACTGGTTTACTTACCACATAGCCATCTGCAGTCCACTGCATTACATCCCACTTGATTGTGATGTTCCCACCCGGATCAAGTGGATCATACGCGTCTGCGGAGAACACACCAAAggaatttaaatttaaatttgctTCAAACATTGTATATACCCAAATTGTGAGAATGTTTTGGCAGCAAAAATATTCAGGAATCATGTGATAGCCTTGCTAGCAGCAGAACGCACTGGGTTAAAGTAAGGATCATCAAGATTTATCGAGAACGTGCGTGTTGTGAGTGTCTGCGATTGTActgtgttctaaaaaaatgagCTGTTGCCACAAATTGAACTGAATAACACGCTAGTGCATGGGAGGTATCAGTGGTCAAAGATATGCGGCTATGCCTATGTCACCACCGCTTACTGCCGTGTATACATGCCAAGAGAAGATCACAACTTTGGCGTGATTCTGTCCAAAACGCCGATTTTTCGCCGAGTAACAGCAGACCCACTCGGTAAATTTGTTTGGCCATGaagtacagaaaaaaaatgaaacctTAAGGTATACTCTAGTAAAGTTTACACTTTGTATTAGGAGATGGTGAAATGTCAGATGTGAAACAAGGCAGTCGGGCTACGTGCATGATATGAACAGATTATTATTTGCTTGGAAAAAGATGAAAATATGAAATGGGATTCCTGTAGACTAACCTCCCCAAGAAATCGCCACAATAAAGCGGTAGGTAAAACCAACAAAACCGCACCCAATCAACGCTGAGAAATAGATTACGTTTTGATCGGCGTGATGATCGCATTATGGCGGCAACGGAAAATCAGCATCATAGAACTTTACCAAAAATAACCAAAAAAACCCAATCCTCCTCTCTTCGTACTGCCGCCAATCACCCCAAATCGCCTTCCTTCGATCCAAGAATCGGACCATATATGATGCCGCCCAAAAATGCCCGAACAGGGGATGATGATCGACGAAGTCCTCTCAAGaaacagagaaaagaaaaagaaatcccCCCAGAGAAATCAATCAAGTGGGTACTGACCTGATGAAGGCACCAGGGCGGAGAGGGCGAAGAGCAGCGCAGCCGGGGGCAGGAACAGCAGACGCCGtctcgccgccatggccgatCGATCAAGAACCACCAGCACTCCAATCACTCTGATCCCTCTGAACCTTGTGCGGAAAAGGGAGAAGGCAACGATGAGATCGAGACAGAGGCGATTTATGTGTgtctgagagagagaggggaatgGAGTGAGAGTCAGATTTCTCTGTCCTTgggcacacacacacagacagacagacagacatgCAGACAGGGTTTGAGCTATTCTCGTGGAGAgctttctcctcctcttccttctctaGGGGTGCAAGCGAGAAGCCGCTCGCGCTAGCTGCTAGCACTAGCTAGATGGCTTCTGGGTCACCATTACTTGCCAGCCGTGTAGGTATACGTCTTTCTGTTTTCCTTCTTCGTGTTTCTGTCCCACTGTCCCTGGGTCTCCGCTTTTCTGTGAAAAACTTTGctgtcatgtttttttttcttcctggcATTTATTCGGCCAAGtggaaaattattttttactGTCCTGTTTCAATCACCAAAGCTCTGTCGTTCGGTGCATGTGCCTGTCAACTCAGGATGAAAAAAGAACCATGTCAAACTTGTTACCTGCTTAAAGAAATCGCCTCAAAGAATTTGTTGGTCATTTTAGAAGATTGCCATGCATCAATTCAAAACTTCTCACAATCAATTAATCATCTTTATCAATCAAGTTTACAGTCTGACATTTCCTAGAGCTAGCCATATAACCAATTAACCAGTATAAGTCTATAATTAACATGCAGGATGATGGATATTTATCTCCATCATCTTGGCTATCAGCTGGTGTCTCAGTCCTGATCACTGGCTAATGCTTGTTGTGACTCCGAAAAAGTCTCTTTTCTTGTGGACTATAACAAAGT
This is a stretch of genomic DNA from Brachypodium distachyon strain Bd21 chromosome 1, Brachypodium_distachyon_v3.0, whole genome shotgun sequence. It encodes these proteins:
- the LOC100837544 gene encoding mitochondrial import inner membrane translocase subunit TIM17-2, which codes for MGTPETSREPCPDRILDDVGGAFGMGAVGGSIFHFLKGTYNSPNGERLMGGAQAMRMNAPRVGGSFAVWGGLFSAFDCTMVFVRQKEDPWNSIIAGAATGGFLSMRQGLGASGRSALMGGALLALIEGAGLMLNRVLAAPQNLPPLPADDPSLAAAMAGGGGGFHGVGGFPGMPQPNVSPNEVASSSGGGSWFGGLFGKEEEEKKPSGSGGKSDMLESFETPSPPIPSFEYK
- the LOC104583823 gene encoding mitochondrial import inner membrane translocase subunit TIM17-2 — translated: MSMSPSERDPCPDCILDSAGAGFAIGAVGGSTWYFLKGLRNSPNGTRLTGGIESVRMNVPRLAGSFAVWGGLYSAMDCTMVFVRRKEDPWNSIIAGAATGGILSLREGLRAAGRSALFVGALCAFMDGASLMHSRVVAEQQNLPPLPADNPNLDATVAAEEGGLPSRVGSWIGSPFGKEVEVKKTNDTVSKNLESFETPSPPIPSFEYK
- the LOC100837851 gene encoding COBRA-like protein 6, whose translation is MELLPAHAVLALLLAATLSLAVAYDPLDPHGNITIKWDIISWTPDGYVAAVTINNFQAYRQIPSPGWTVGWTWAKREVIWSMVGAQATEQGDCSKFKSNLPHSCKRDPAVVDLLPGVPYNQQIANCCRGGVVSAFGQDPATAVSAFQVSVGQAGTTNKTVKVPKNFTFLGPGNGYTCGPAKVVPSTVFLSPDRRRKTQALMTWNVTCTYSQHLASRYPTCCVSFSSFYNDTIVPCARCACGCGVKSCVRSPRDSKRLVPAASSAHALGLRRGGNRESLAPVLQCTTHMCPVRVHWHVKLNYHDYWRAKVTVTNFNYAMNYTGWTLVAQHPNLDNITQVFSFDYKPVVSYGSINDTAMFYGMKFFNDQLMEAGPYGNVQSEVLMRKDASTFTFRQGWAFPRKIYFNGDECQMPPPDDYPYMPNSSPPSALASTAMIVGSAVAAFLVLLMA
- the LOC100823628 gene encoding COBRA-like protein 1, with translation MAARRRLLFLPPAALLFALSALVPSSDAYDPLDPGGNITIKWDVMQWTADGYVAVVSLYNYQQYRHIQPPGWKLGWIWAKKEIIWSTMGGQTTEQGDCSRFKAAPAPPHCCRKDPEVVDLLPSAPYSARIANCCKGGVLGSWAQDPADAAASFQLSVGQAGTSSRSVRVPLNFTLRAPGPGYTCGPAKVVRPTRFVSPDGRRSTQALMTWNVTCTYSQFVAQRSPTCCVSLSSFYNDTIVHCPTCSCGCQNTNSKTDTCVEGDSPYLASVVNGDGKDSLVPLVECTPHMCPIRVHWHVKVSYRNYWRVKITVTNFNYRMNYSRWNLVAQHPNFDNLTTIFSFNYKALNPYGTINDTAMLWGIKYYNDLLMTAGPDGNVQSELLFRKDAATFTFQKGWAFPRRVYFNGDNCVMPPPDAYPWLPNASPRLSASLLLPNIAVWAALVFLQLVHA